One Methanoculleus sp. 7T genomic window carries:
- the galU gene encoding UTP--glucose-1-phosphate uridylyltransferase GalU produces MEVKKAVIPAAGLGTRFLPATKAMPKEMLPLIDRPVIQYVVEEAIASGIDDILIITGRGKRAIEDYFDDSPELELHLKENGKEKLLKVVQDVSSLADIHYIRQKEPKGLGDAVLRAEKHIGDEPFAVLLGDDIIRNSTPCTRQLIDISGRYDASVLAVEEVPREKISSYGIIRGREFLDSLYVLEDIVEKPSVEDAPSNIGAIGRYVFTPEIFDCLKRTAAGVGGEIQLTDAIRMLKEEQEVYAYAFEGKRYDTGDKAGYVQAIIDFALERPSLREGVMSHLREAVKVERYADKIHGIREP; encoded by the coding sequence ATGGAGGTCAAAAAAGCGGTTATTCCTGCGGCGGGTCTTGGCACCCGGTTCCTTCCCGCCACCAAGGCCATGCCGAAAGAGATGCTCCCCCTCATCGACCGGCCGGTCATTCAGTATGTCGTCGAGGAGGCGATCGCCTCGGGGATTGACGATATCCTGATCATAACCGGCCGGGGGAAGCGCGCGATCGAGGACTACTTCGACGACTCCCCGGAACTGGAACTTCACCTGAAGGAGAACGGAAAAGAGAAACTCCTGAAAGTGGTGCAGGATGTTTCGTCACTTGCGGATATCCACTACATCAGGCAGAAGGAACCGAAAGGACTTGGCGACGCGGTGCTTCGGGCAGAGAAGCACATCGGGGACGAACCGTTCGCCGTCCTCCTCGGCGACGATATCATCAGGAATTCGACCCCGTGTACACGGCAGCTGATCGATATCTCCGGGCGGTACGACGCATCGGTGCTGGCTGTCGAGGAGGTTCCCCGGGAGAAGATCAGCAGTTACGGGATCATCCGGGGCAGGGAGTTTCTGGACTCTCTCTACGTACTCGAGGATATCGTCGAAAAACCCTCTGTTGAAGATGCTCCTTCGAACATCGGCGCAATCGGGAGGTATGTCTTCACCCCGGAGATCTTTGATTGCCTGAAGCGTACGGCGGCAGGGGTCGGGGGGGAGATCCAGTTGACGGACGCGATACGGATGCTTAAGGAAGAGCAGGAGGTGTATGCCTACGCCTTCGAGGGGAAGAGGTACGACACCGGGGACAAGGCAGGCTACGTGCAGGCGATCATCGACTTCGCGCTCGAGAGGCCGTCGCTGAGGGAGGGGGTCATGTCTCATCTCCGGGAGGCAGTGAAGGTAGAGCGCTACGCTGACAAGATCCACGGAATTAGAGAACCATGA
- a CDS encoding ABC transporter permease, with amino-acid sequence MTEHTSDFELVIRPKYGLLDINWKELKEYHELLFFLALREIKIRYKQTVMGASWAVLQPLFTMIVFTLIFGGLAQMPSEGIPYALFSYSGLLLWTYFQNALSGAGNSLVGNAQLLSKVYMPRLFIPTAPCLAGIVDYGIAMTILAVMMVYYQFVPTAAILLLPVIVFLTLLLAAGTGYWLSSICVKYRDVKFALPFFVQLLMFVSPVIYPASIVGGNLQWLLALNPLTGLLNAHRAVLLGHVPVDYVGLAISAATTLAIFFSGVLYLRRTEKYFADLV; translated from the coding sequence ATGACCGAGCACACATCAGACTTCGAACTGGTCATCCGCCCGAAGTACGGTCTTCTGGATATAAACTGGAAGGAACTGAAGGAGTACCACGAGCTCCTCTTCTTCCTCGCGCTCCGCGAGATTAAGATCCGGTACAAGCAGACCGTCATGGGGGCGTCGTGGGCGGTGCTCCAGCCGCTCTTCACGATGATCGTCTTCACCCTGATCTTCGGCGGCCTCGCACAGATGCCCTCGGAGGGGATCCCGTACGCCCTCTTCTCCTACTCAGGTCTCCTCCTCTGGACCTACTTCCAGAATGCGTTGTCCGGTGCGGGGAACAGCCTGGTCGGCAATGCGCAACTCCTCTCGAAGGTTTATATGCCGAGGCTATTCATCCCGACGGCGCCGTGCCTTGCCGGGATCGTGGACTACGGGATCGCCATGACGATTCTCGCCGTCATGATGGTCTACTACCAGTTCGTGCCGACGGCCGCGATCCTCCTCCTGCCGGTGATCGTCTTCCTGACCCTCCTCCTCGCGGCGGGGACCGGCTACTGGCTCTCGTCGATCTGCGTGAAGTACCGGGACGTCAAGTTTGCTCTCCCGTTCTTCGTCCAGCTCCTGATGTTTGTCTCGCCGGTTATCTACCCGGCAAGCATCGTCGGCGGAAACCTGCAGTGGCTCCTTGCCCTCAACCCCCTCACCGGCCTCCTCAACGCGCACCGGGCGGTCCTTCTCGGCCACGTCCCGGTGGACTACGTCGGCCTCGCAATATCGGCGGCGACCACGCTTGCGATCTTTTTCAGCGGCGTGCTGTACCTCCGCCGGACAGAGAAATACTTCGCGGATCTGGTGTGA